In one window of Rhodoglobus vestalii DNA:
- a CDS encoding glycosyltransferase — protein sequence MTSFYSLSALTPSSAVRARGIAYRSAGHEFSVIVPGTVSAVTWTEYGTVITVAARRAALRRGFVPIPLAIRRAIDRLVPDRLEVADRLSFRQLGVWARENQVPAVLFAEEIPADWFTDGALASYDIVVHNSRTEESSPARTAENKAAAIPQGVDIEIFTPLRHNPALRDRSGAELVVVCAAPLTVAGAMSSALEATRRLAAQGHDVHLVVVGDGPLRSRLERSASGLPVLFLSAQDLSLAERAEVFATADFALVTMGGTAGHGLALEALASGTPVIASGPAQHPIDFCFGGGLSTDSDPAHIANAIVSLAMNSVESRRLAARQSSLPFDAMPLNRAMIALHESLE from the coding sequence GTGACAAGCTTTTACTCACTGTCGGCGCTCACGCCCTCAAGCGCGGTTCGCGCACGCGGTATCGCCTACCGATCGGCGGGACACGAGTTCTCGGTAATTGTGCCAGGTACGGTGTCAGCTGTCACCTGGACCGAATACGGCACTGTGATCACTGTTGCTGCGCGTCGAGCCGCGCTTCGCCGGGGATTTGTTCCCATCCCCCTCGCGATTCGTCGCGCGATTGATCGGCTAGTGCCTGACCGCCTTGAGGTGGCAGATCGCCTCAGCTTTCGTCAGCTAGGAGTGTGGGCGCGCGAAAATCAGGTGCCAGCTGTGCTTTTTGCTGAAGAGATTCCCGCTGATTGGTTCACCGATGGAGCACTCGCCTCCTACGACATAGTGGTGCACAACTCCCGGACTGAAGAGTCCTCGCCTGCTCGGACAGCGGAAAATAAAGCGGCTGCGATACCCCAGGGCGTTGACATTGAAATCTTCACCCCGCTGCGCCACAACCCTGCACTGCGGGATAGGAGTGGCGCTGAACTGGTTGTGGTGTGTGCAGCTCCGCTCACTGTTGCCGGAGCGATGTCAAGCGCCCTTGAGGCAACACGACGGCTTGCCGCGCAGGGTCATGACGTGCACTTGGTGGTGGTCGGTGATGGTCCACTCCGTTCTCGGCTCGAGCGAAGCGCTAGCGGACTCCCCGTTTTATTTCTCAGCGCACAGGATCTCTCGCTCGCGGAGCGCGCTGAAGTCTTTGCGACCGCTGACTTCGCGCTCGTGACGATGGGCGGAACGGCCGGTCATGGTTTGGCACTGGAAGCCCTCGCATCCGGCACCCCGGTCATTGCAAGCGGTCCCGCTCAGCACCCTATCGATTTTTGTTTCGGTGGCGGTCTGAGCACCGACTCCGATCCGGCTCACATCGCGAACGCAATCGTTTCACTCGCCATGAACTCTGTAGAAAGCCGCAGACTCGCTGCACGTCAAAGTTCGCTGCCCTTCGACGCCATGCCCCTAAACCGAGCGATGATCGCACTCCACGAATCGCTCGAATAA
- the uvrB gene encoding excinuclease ABC subunit UvrB yields the protein MQPTRSVRPFEVISEYSPSGDQPQAIRELAQRVTAGETDIVLLGATGTGKSATTAWLIEQVQRPTLIMSHNKTLAAQLTNEFRDLMPNNAVEYFVSYYDYYQPEAYIPQTDTFIEKDSSINAEVERLRHSTTNSLLSRRDTVVVSTVSSIYGLGAAESYLEAMIALQVGMRIDRETLIRKFVGMQYQRNDYDFSRGNFRVRGDTIEIIPVYEELAIRIEMFGDEIEALYSLHPLTGDIVKKMDAVSVFPGTHYSASPETIKTAIVSIQDELADRLGVLERQGKLLEAQRLRMRTTFDIEMMEQIGFCNGIENYSLHMDGRKPGEPPSCLLDYFPEDFLVVIDESHVTVPQIGAMYEGDASRKRTLVEHGFRLPSALDNRPLKWEEFLERVGQKVYLSATPGKYELGITDSIVEQVIRPTGLIDPQIVVKPSKGQIDDLLEQITSRVEKNERILVTTLTKKMAEELTEFLSEHGVRVRYLHADVDTLRRVELLTELRQGVYDVLVGINLLREGLDLPEVSLVAILDADKEGFLRSSTSLIQTIGRAARNVSGEVHMYADVVTRSMQFAIDETDRRREKQVAYNTEHGIDPQPLRKKIADITDALLREGADTAELLSTRTRDGKKRAPTPHLAREGIAAAGGNDLEQIISDLNEQMLQAASELKFELAARLRDEVQDLKKELRQMEQAGHLR from the coding sequence ATGCAGCCAACTCGCTCAGTGCGTCCGTTTGAGGTGATCAGCGAGTACTCACCCTCCGGAGATCAGCCACAGGCGATCCGCGAACTCGCGCAGAGAGTTACGGCGGGCGAGACCGACATCGTACTTCTCGGCGCCACCGGTACCGGAAAGTCAGCAACCACTGCGTGGCTGATCGAACAGGTGCAGCGCCCAACTCTGATCATGTCGCACAACAAGACGCTCGCGGCGCAGTTAACGAACGAGTTTCGTGACCTCATGCCGAACAATGCAGTCGAATACTTTGTCTCCTACTACGACTACTACCAGCCCGAAGCGTACATTCCGCAGACGGATACATTCATTGAGAAGGATTCGTCGATCAACGCCGAGGTTGAACGTCTTCGGCACTCGACAACCAACTCGTTGCTGAGTCGCCGCGACACGGTCGTTGTTTCCACGGTGTCCAGCATCTACGGCCTGGGTGCTGCAGAGTCCTACCTTGAGGCCATGATCGCTCTCCAAGTCGGCATGCGCATCGATCGCGAGACGCTCATCCGCAAATTTGTGGGTATGCAGTACCAGCGCAATGATTACGACTTCTCACGGGGCAACTTTCGTGTGCGTGGCGACACGATCGAGATCATCCCGGTGTACGAAGAGCTGGCAATTCGCATCGAGATGTTTGGCGATGAGATTGAGGCGCTGTACTCGCTTCATCCGCTCACCGGCGACATCGTCAAAAAAATGGATGCTGTGTCTGTTTTCCCAGGTACTCATTACTCCGCCAGCCCCGAAACGATCAAGACCGCGATCGTGTCGATCCAAGACGAGTTAGCTGATCGTCTGGGAGTGCTGGAGCGTCAAGGCAAGCTACTCGAAGCCCAACGTCTGAGAATGCGCACGACGTTCGACATCGAGATGATGGAGCAGATCGGATTCTGTAACGGTATCGAAAACTATTCGCTCCATATGGATGGTCGTAAACCGGGCGAGCCACCGAGTTGCCTCCTCGACTATTTTCCCGAAGACTTCCTTGTGGTGATTGACGAATCTCATGTCACAGTTCCACAGATTGGCGCCATGTACGAGGGTGATGCTTCGCGAAAGCGCACGCTTGTTGAGCACGGTTTTCGGCTGCCGAGCGCACTCGACAACCGGCCGCTCAAGTGGGAAGAGTTCTTAGAACGCGTGGGGCAAAAGGTCTACCTCTCGGCTACACCGGGCAAGTATGAGCTCGGAATCACTGACTCAATTGTTGAGCAGGTGATCAGGCCGACCGGTCTGATCGACCCACAAATCGTCGTCAAACCCTCGAAAGGGCAAATCGACGACCTTCTTGAGCAGATTACTTCCCGAGTTGAAAAGAATGAGCGGATCCTCGTTACGACGCTCACGAAAAAAATGGCGGAGGAACTCACCGAGTTCCTCTCAGAGCATGGTGTGCGAGTGCGCTATCTGCATGCTGACGTCGATACGTTGCGTCGCGTCGAGCTCCTGACGGAGCTTCGCCAGGGTGTCTACGATGTGCTCGTGGGAATTAACCTGCTTCGCGAGGGACTTGATCTTCCTGAAGTTTCGCTCGTTGCAATTCTGGATGCCGACAAGGAGGGCTTCTTGCGCTCATCGACCTCGCTCATTCAGACCATCGGTCGTGCAGCCCGAAACGTCTCCGGCGAGGTTCACATGTACGCCGATGTCGTCACCCGTTCGATGCAGTTTGCGATCGACGAAACTGATCGGCGCCGCGAGAAGCAAGTGGCTTACAACACCGAACATGGCATCGATCCGCAGCCGCTCCGAAAAAAAATTGCCGACATCACTGACGCACTTCTCCGCGAGGGCGCGGATACCGCCGAGCTACTCTCCACGCGTACGCGCGATGGCAAGAAGCGCGCACCGACTCCCCACCTTGCGCGCGAGGGCATTGCGGCGGCCGGCGGAAACGATCTGGAGCAGATCATCTCGGATCTCAACGAGCAGATGCTGCAGGCAGCATCCGAATTAAAGTTCGAACTGGCGGCGCGATTGCGTGACGAAGTGCAAGATCTTAAGAAGGAGCTCCGCCAGATGGAACAGGCTGGTCACTTGCGTTAG